Below is a window of Desulfobacterales bacterium DNA.
CATAGACCTGCAAGGCTTCATCAGGCACCGCATAGCGCGTCATATTCCTGGAATCCAGAATCTTCAGGTCTTCTTCACTGTGGCAGGTCAGCTCAGGGAACGTCGACACCGCCTTGGGGTATGGCCCGCGTTCACCGACGATCAGTTCGTCATCACCGATGTAAATGGTCTTTTTCTCACACAGGTTTTTAAAATTTAAAGCGCGCAAAACGGGTACTGAATATTTTCCCTCATTTTCTTGATAAAATTCGGTGACCAGCAAGGCCCGTTCTGCCGATATGCAGGGCTGAGCGCTGAAGCTTTGTTCGCGCAGTCGGGATATTCTGTTGTTCATCAGTGCTATCCTCCTATTTTAACCGGCAAGCCGGTTTGGGAAAGCCAACCGGCAACGGTGTTCAAATGTTCGTCGCTGGGGCGCTGCATATCCGCTGGTATACATTCCAGTCCCAGACGGCCGTATTTTTCCCGGGCGGAATTGTGAAAAGGCAGAATCGCGATATGGTCAATCCCGGACAGTGCCGCCACAAATTCAGCGGTTCGATTGATATTGTCAACATCATCATTGATGCCGGGAATCAGCGGTATGCGCACCTGAATGCGGGCTTTATTTTCGGACAGCAGTTTCAAATTATCGAGAATCAGCCGATTGGATACGCCGGTAAAATCGCGGTGTTTGGCCACATCCATAAGCTTGATGTCATACAAAAACAAATCTGTTTTTTGGGCCACTTTCAGCAGCAGCTCAGCATCTGCATACCCGGTCGTATCCACCGTGCGATGAAGATCCAGATGGCTGCAGGCGTCAAGCAGGTCCAGCAAAAAATCAGGTTGCATCAGAGGCTCACCGCCCGAAAACGTGACCCCGCCGCCCGATTGATCATAAAAAGCGGTATCTTTTTCGATTTGTCGGACCACTTCGGCAACGGTCACCTTACGGCCCACAAATTCAACGGCTCCAGATGGGCATTGCTCGGCACAGGTTTGACACAGGTCACAGTTGGCCGTATCGGAATCCATTCCATCAGCTGTCTCGACTATAACGTTCTGGGGACAGATTTGAATGCATTCTCCACAGCGTACACAGCGCTCTTGCCGATAAACACGCTGGGAGGCAACGGATATGCCTTCTGGATTGTGACACCAGCGGCATGCCAGCGGACAGCCTTTAAAAAACACGGTCGTCCGAATGCCCGGTCCATCATGAATCGCATATTTTTTAATATCAAAAATGACGCCTTCGGTCATCATCCAAATCCTGCTTAAAAATTCGGTCTGATGTTTAAAATTATGCCCGGTGACTTGAAAAGTCAATTATTATAAAATCTTATTTGGTGTTGAAAATTATTGAAACAGACACATAATTGTTTTATGCGATACCTGTAAAATAATAAAATCCAGCAAAAGGAGCCGTCAAGATGATTAAGGTCCACATTAAACGAAGGGTGCCACCTAAAAAAATGGAAGCGCTGCGAATCCTGATCAATCAGTTGCGGTCCATGACAATGGGTCAGCCCGGCTATATCGCCGGAGAGACCCTGCAACGTGTCGATCAACCCGGGGAAAGCATGGTGGTCTCCAAGTGGCGATCCCTGGATTACTGGCAGCAATGGGTGCAAAATGATGCCCGCAAAGAGGTTCAGTCACAAATCGATCAGCTATTGGGGGAAGAGACACAGTACGAAATCTATGAATTCGACTAAAACGGGTTTATAGACCCGTTTAACTAGATTTTATAAATGTGTTGAGCCAATAAGCAACTTGCCTTTCGAACTCATCAACGTCTTTTCAATTTAAGTGTGCCGTAAGCCGAACACATTGCGCCAGTAATCAATTAGACAATGCGCACGTGGGGCTTATCGGCAGCAACAACTTCACCGACCTTGACGGCTGTTTCGATTCCCGCTGCTTTTAACTGCTTGATGAGCGCATCGGTTTGCGCGGCGGGCAACACCAGCAAGAGACCGCCGGAGGTCTGGGGATCGAACAATAGGTCCTCCTCAGCGGCGGACCGCCGCGTTGTCATCTCCCAAGCGTTAGCCGCCAATTTGCGATTGGCCTTGTTACTGCCGGTGGTTTCTCCTTTTTGATACATCCGCAGCGCATTGGGGTAAAAGGGAAGGTTTTCGTAGATGAGATCAATTTGAACATCATTGCCGCGGGCCAACTCGAGCGTATGCCCCACAATTCCAAACCCGGTCACATCGGTGCAGGCATGCACTTCAAAATTGAGGGCCACTTCAATGGCGTTGCGATTCAAAGCCGCCACCTGGGGCAAAATGGATTCCAGTTCTGCGTAGGGCAATTTACCGGAACGATTGGCGTTAAACAGCACGCCCGTCCCCAGAGGTTTGGTCAGAACCAAGTCGTCACCCACTTGAGCACCGCAGTTGGTCAGAATGCGATCTGGATGAACACGGCCGGTAACTGCCAAGCCGTATTTCGGTTCGTTATCATCCACGGAGTGCCCACCGGCCATGGATGCCCCTGCTTCGAGGACCTTGGCACTGCCGCCCCGCAAGATCTCAGCTAAAAAACTCAGATCTAGCTTTTTAGATGGAAACATCACCAAATTCAGGGCAGTCAGCGGTTGGCCGCCCATGGCGTAAACATCAGACAGAGAATTGGCCGCTGCAATCTGGCCGAACCAGTAAGGATCATTTACCGGTGGGGTAATATAGTCCACCGTGCTGATCAAGGCGATCTCGGGTGAGACTTGATACACGGCAGCATCATCCATGGTATCATATCCTACCAGCAGATTTGGATCCTCTGAGGCATCCAGCCCCTTAAGCGCTTCCGACAGCTCCGTCGGACCGATTTTGGCCGCTCAGCCGCAGGTGCGCGAAAGGCCCATGAGGGTTTTTTTCTTTTTGAAAAACATGCCTTTTCCCTATTATATAATTATACCTTAATGCCCTTATATGTTCCCTAATCATTAACACAGAACTATAATATGGCAACGGGAAAAATTCAAATATGAAATATTGATCAAACCAGCTTAAGTATAGAAATTTTCGATGTAAAAATTCTCGATAGAAATCA
It encodes the following:
- the selD gene encoding selenide, water dikinase SelD, giving the protein MGLSRTCGUAAKIGPTELSEALKGLDASEDPNLLVGYDTMDDAAVYQVSPEIALISTVDYITPPVNDPYWFGQIAAANSLSDVYAMGGQPLTALNLVMFPSKKLDLSFLAEILRGGSAKVLEAGASMAGGHSVDDNEPKYGLAVTGRVHPDRILTNCGAQVGDDLVLTKPLGTGVLFNANRSGKLPYAELESILPQVAALNRNAIEVALNFEVHACTDVTGFGIVGHTLELARGNDVQIDLIYENLPFYPNALRMYQKGETTGSNKANRKLAANAWEMTTRRSAAEEDLLFDPQTSGGLLLVLPAAQTDALIKQLKAAGIETAVKVGEVVAADKPHVRIV
- a CDS encoding glycyl-radical enzyme activating protein translates to MMTEGVIFDIKKYAIHDGPGIRTTVFFKGCPLACRWCHNPEGISVASQRVYRQERCVRCGECIQICPQNVIVETADGMDSDTANCDLCQTCAEQCPSGAVEFVGRKVTVAEVVRQIEKDTAFYDQSGGGVTFSGGEPLMQPDFLLDLLDACSHLDLHRTVDTTGYADAELLLKVAQKTDLFLYDIKLMDVAKHRDFTGVSNRLILDNLKLLSENKARIQVRIPLIPGINDDVDNINRTAEFVAALSGIDHIAILPFHNSAREKYGRLGLECIPADMQRPSDEHLNTVAGWLSQTGLPVKIGG
- a CDS encoding antibiotic biosynthesis monooxygenase family protein; this encodes MIKVHIKRRVPPKKMEALRILINQLRSMTMGQPGYIAGETLQRVDQPGESMVVSKWRSLDYWQQWVQNDARKEVQSQIDQLLGEETQYEIYEFD